The following coding sequences are from one Halomonas sp. HAL1 window:
- the secD gene encoding protein translocase subunit SecD codes for MLNRYPLWKYLLILVVLVVGLIYSLPNLFPEDPAIQISSAQGDSLNEQQIDRVETALSENGIAIKALEEENGQWLIRLRQDDDQLPARDIAADLLGDEATVALNLAEATPEWLQAFSASPMTLGLDLRGGVHFLLEVDMDAALTQRLEVNGSAMRELLRGERIRYRNTEVEERSLSIDFASTEDRDTARSLISRDFPEFEYSSEGDGRASTLVMTLSDQSVSEIQDYAINQNLTTLRNRVNELGVAEPMVQRQGPNQIVVELPGIQDTVAAKRIVGATANLEFRLEARPDTPENETETLTFRNEPARTAELMRDVIITGDSVSSASNSFDENGRPQVNIDLDGTGGTLMNRATRTNIGRNMAVLFIEHKSEDTVVTDPETGEETIEREPYVERGLISLATIQSALGNSFRITGLDSPTEAAELALLLRSGSLAAPIYFVQERTIGPSLGAENIERGLLSVQIGLLLVVLFMLVRYKVFGVFANIALALNLTLLVAVMSMLGATLTLPGIAGIVLTLGMAVDANVLIFERIREELRNGMSVQQAIQAGYERAFTSIVDANITTLLVAVILFSIGSGPVKGFAVTLSIGILTSLFTALMVTRAMVNLFYGSKPVKKLWI; via the coding sequence ATGCTCAACCGTTACCCCCTGTGGAAGTATCTGCTGATACTGGTCGTCCTGGTGGTTGGCCTTATCTACTCGCTTCCCAATCTGTTCCCCGAAGATCCCGCTATTCAAATCAGCAGCGCCCAAGGCGATTCGCTGAATGAGCAACAGATAGACCGTGTTGAAACCGCGCTCAGCGAAAACGGCATTGCGATCAAAGCGCTCGAAGAAGAGAACGGTCAGTGGCTCATTCGTTTGCGCCAAGACGATGATCAACTGCCCGCACGCGACATTGCCGCCGACCTTTTAGGCGATGAGGCAACGGTAGCGCTAAACCTTGCTGAAGCAACGCCGGAGTGGCTACAGGCATTCTCTGCTTCCCCCATGACGTTAGGTCTTGATTTGCGCGGTGGCGTGCACTTCCTGCTGGAAGTAGATATGGACGCCGCGCTAACCCAGCGCCTGGAAGTCAACGGCAGTGCCATGCGTGAACTGCTACGTGGTGAGCGTATCCGCTACCGCAATACTGAGGTGGAAGAGCGTTCGCTTTCGATCGATTTCGCCAGCACCGAAGACCGCGACACAGCCCGCAGCCTGATTAGCCGCGACTTTCCTGAGTTTGAATACAGCAGCGAAGGCGATGGCCGCGCTTCAACGCTGGTAATGACGCTTAGCGATCAGTCGGTCAGCGAAATTCAGGATTACGCGATCAACCAGAACTTGACCACCCTACGCAACCGGGTCAATGAACTGGGCGTGGCAGAGCCCATGGTGCAGCGCCAGGGGCCCAACCAAATCGTGGTCGAACTTCCCGGCATTCAAGACACCGTGGCCGCCAAGCGCATTGTAGGCGCAACGGCCAATCTGGAATTCCGCCTGGAAGCCCGCCCCGACACCCCGGAAAACGAAACAGAAACCCTAACGTTTCGTAACGAGCCTGCGCGCACCGCTGAGCTAATGCGCGATGTGATCATTACCGGTGATAGCGTTTCCAGTGCCAGCAACAGTTTCGATGAAAATGGCCGTCCTCAGGTCAATATTGACCTGGATGGCACCGGCGGTACGCTGATGAACCGCGCGACGCGCACCAACATTGGTCGCAACATGGCGGTGCTGTTCATTGAGCACAAGAGCGAAGATACCGTGGTGACCGACCCGGAAACGGGTGAAGAAACCATTGAGCGCGAACCCTATGTTGAGCGCGGCCTAATCAGTCTGGCAACGATTCAAAGCGCCCTGGGTAACAGCTTCCGGATCACCGGTCTGGACTCGCCGACAGAAGCCGCTGAACTTGCGCTACTGCTGCGTTCGGGTTCCCTTGCAGCCCCCATCTACTTCGTGCAAGAGCGCACGATTGGGCCAAGCCTGGGCGCTGAGAATATTGAACGCGGTTTGCTCTCGGTGCAGATCGGTCTGCTGCTGGTCGTGCTGTTCATGCTGGTGCGTTACAAGGTGTTTGGCGTGTTTGCCAACATTGCCCTGGCGCTGAACTTAACGCTGCTGGTCGCGGTGATGTCAATGCTGGGCGCCACGCTAACGCTGCCGGGTATTGCCGGTATCGTGTTGACGCTGGGCATGGCGGTCGATGCCAACGTGCTGATCTTTGAGCGAATACGCGAAGAGCTGCGCAACGGCATGTCGGTGCAACAGGCGATTCAAGCCGGTTATGAGCGCGCCTTCACCTCCATCGTCGACGCCAATATCACCACGCTGCTGGTGGCCGTTATCCTGTTCTCGATTGGCTCCGGCCCGGTGAAAGGGTTTGCCGTCACGCTCTCTATCGGCATTTTGACGTCGCTGTTCACCGCTCTGATGGTGACTCGCGCCATGGTCAACTTGTTCTATGGCAGCAAACCCGTCAAAAAGCTGTGGATCTAA
- the tgt gene encoding tRNA guanosine(34) transglycosylase Tgt has protein sequence MRNECFMRFERLADDGRARRGRLHFPRGTVETPAFMPVGTYGTVKGMTPDSVKEIGAEIILGNTFHLWLRPGTEVIEAHGDLHDFAQWDKPILTDSGGFQVFSLGETRKITEQGVHFRSPVDGSKVFMGPEESMAVQRSLGSDVVMIFDECTPYPATFEEAEKSMELSLRWAKRSRDAHGDSPSALFGIIQGGMHPELRERSLKGLLEIGFDGLAIGGLSVGEPKEEMIKVLDYLPTWMPDEMPRYLMGVGKPEDLVEGVRRGVDMFDCVMPTRNARNGHLFTSEGTVKIRNAKHRFDTRPLDEECDCHTCKSFSRGYLHHLDRCNEMLGSMLNTIHNLRYYQRVMADLRAAIEAGTLTTFVEGFYARRGLPVPPLAT, from the coding sequence CACTTCCCCCGTGGCACGGTCGAAACCCCGGCGTTTATGCCAGTAGGCACTTACGGCACGGTGAAAGGCATGACGCCGGATTCCGTCAAAGAGATCGGTGCCGAAATCATCTTGGGCAACACCTTTCACCTCTGGCTGCGCCCCGGCACCGAGGTAATTGAAGCCCACGGCGACCTGCACGACTTCGCCCAGTGGGATAAACCGATTCTGACCGACTCCGGCGGCTTCCAGGTTTTTTCCCTGGGTGAGACGCGCAAGATCACCGAGCAGGGCGTGCACTTCCGCTCACCGGTGGATGGCAGCAAAGTCTTTATGGGCCCGGAAGAGTCCATGGCGGTTCAACGTTCGTTGGGCTCCGATGTGGTCATGATCTTTGATGAGTGCACGCCCTACCCGGCCACCTTTGAGGAAGCCGAGAAATCGATGGAGCTGTCGCTGCGCTGGGCCAAACGCTCGCGGGATGCCCACGGCGATTCACCCTCCGCGCTGTTCGGTATTATTCAGGGCGGCATGCATCCTGAACTGCGCGAACGCTCGCTCAAAGGGCTGCTGGAGATCGGCTTTGATGGTTTGGCGATTGGTGGGCTTTCCGTCGGCGAGCCGAAAGAAGAGATGATCAAGGTGCTCGACTACCTGCCCACCTGGATGCCGGATGAGATGCCGCGCTACCTAATGGGTGTCGGCAAACCCGAAGACCTGGTGGAAGGCGTTCGTCGCGGCGTGGATATGTTCGATTGCGTGATGCCCACCCGCAACGCGCGTAACGGCCATCTGTTCACCTCAGAAGGCACGGTCAAAATTCGTAACGCCAAGCACCGTTTTGACACCCGCCCGCTTGACGAAGAGTGCGATTGCCATACCTGCAAGAGTTTCTCGCGGGGCTACCTGCACCACTTAGACCGCTGCAATGAAATGCTCGGCTCAATGCTCAACACCATCCACAACTTACGTTACTACCAGCGTGTGATGGCTGATTTGCGCGCGGCAATTGAAGCGGGTACATTGACGACCTTTGTGGAAGGCTTCTATGCACGGCGCGGCCTGCCAGTGCCTCCCCTTGCTACCTAA
- the yajC gene encoding preprotein translocase subunit YajC, with translation MLDFFISPAHAQEAAAGGGIAQIVMLVGFVLIFYFLLWRPQAKRAKQHKQLVTNLDKGDEIVIGGGLVGRITKVSDEFLTIEISEGTEVNVQKNAVAAVLPKGTIKSI, from the coding sequence ATGCTGGATTTCTTCATCTCACCAGCCCATGCCCAAGAAGCCGCCGCTGGCGGTGGTATTGCGCAAATCGTCATGCTGGTCGGCTTCGTGCTGATTTTCTACTTCCTGTTGTGGCGCCCGCAAGCCAAACGCGCTAAGCAGCACAAGCAGCTAGTCACCAATCTGGACAAAGGCGATGAGATCGTCATTGGTGGCGGTTTGGTGGGTCGTATCACTAAGGTGAGCGACGAGTTCCTGACCATCGAGATCTCTGAAGGCACCGAAGTTAACGTGCAGAAGAACGCCGTTGCCGCCGTACTGCCTAAAGGCACCATCAAGTCCATCTAA